A single window of Priestia filamentosa DNA harbors:
- the ezrA gene encoding septation ring formation regulator EzrA — MELAIIIILLIIGFILYGFFLRKKIYREVDRLDSIKAALMSEPVADEIAKVKQLKMTGETEELFESWREKWDNIVAIRLPKMDDAFYEIEELADKYKFRKAKARISSLDEELANIKQDIDTILEELQNLLGSEENNKKTIVEMEELFRETKKRLLAHRYSYGKAEEPLTEKLEKIQKQFVKFNEETENGNYLQASAILMSIEERLAVMTNNLEKIPALFTELQTTIPTQLEELREGYIGMLEEGYILEHLQIEESLEELSRAARAIIGEIEVLNIEEAEASVAAINAKIDGIYDMLEKEARAFQQMNQDIDRISVMIKALQARNHEVKEEALLVQKSYHLTPEELELYQKIDRELKRLTNLYYNIVNKAEQQNIAYSVIFEELEEVLTQLNKVEGIQQAYIEMLQDLRKDELAAKEKIADLRKQLFEARRIVEKSNVPGIPESYREDIQRAYGKIQEVSTKLEEKPLDTVAVNELLEQAVEEVQLSFRETEELIFEAALVERMIQYGNRYRSRHPEVAESLLQAEQAFRQYDYKRAYEEASSALESVEPGSVSSIESSLKEDESLR, encoded by the coding sequence ATGGAGCTCGCGATTATAATCATTCTCCTTATTATAGGATTTATTTTGTACGGTTTCTTCCTTCGAAAAAAAATTTATCGAGAAGTTGATCGATTGGATTCTATAAAGGCGGCATTGATGAGCGAACCTGTAGCAGATGAAATTGCAAAAGTGAAACAGCTTAAAATGACAGGAGAAACAGAAGAATTATTTGAAAGCTGGCGTGAAAAATGGGACAACATTGTTGCTATACGCCTGCCCAAAATGGACGATGCGTTTTATGAAATTGAAGAACTTGCTGATAAGTACAAATTTCGAAAAGCAAAAGCGCGTATTTCTTCTTTAGATGAAGAGCTTGCTAACATTAAACAAGATATTGATACAATTTTAGAAGAGCTTCAAAACTTACTCGGTAGTGAGGAAAATAATAAGAAAACCATTGTAGAAATGGAAGAACTTTTCAGAGAAACTAAGAAACGATTGCTTGCACATCGTTACTCATATGGAAAAGCAGAAGAACCTCTTACAGAGAAACTTGAAAAAATTCAGAAACAGTTTGTGAAATTTAACGAAGAAACAGAAAATGGCAACTACTTGCAAGCAAGTGCCATTTTAATGAGCATTGAAGAACGGTTAGCAGTAATGACAAACAATCTTGAAAAAATCCCGGCTCTTTTTACAGAGCTTCAAACAACAATACCAACACAGCTTGAGGAATTAAGAGAAGGCTATATTGGGATGCTTGAAGAAGGGTACATTCTTGAGCATCTTCAAATTGAAGAGTCATTAGAGGAACTAAGCAGAGCAGCTAGAGCTATTATTGGAGAGATTGAAGTATTAAATATTGAAGAAGCAGAAGCGAGTGTTGCGGCAATTAACGCTAAGATTGACGGCATTTACGATATGCTTGAAAAAGAAGCGCGTGCATTTCAGCAAATGAATCAGGACATTGATCGAATTTCAGTTATGATTAAAGCCCTTCAGGCAAGAAATCACGAAGTGAAAGAAGAAGCGCTTCTTGTTCAAAAAAGCTACCATTTAACACCAGAGGAGCTTGAGCTTTATCAAAAGATTGATCGAGAGCTAAAGCGATTAACAAATCTTTATTACAACATTGTCAATAAAGCAGAGCAACAAAACATTGCTTATAGCGTGATTTTTGAGGAACTTGAAGAAGTGTTAACACAGCTGAATAAAGTCGAAGGTATTCAGCAAGCATATATTGAAATGCTTCAAGATTTAAGAAAAGACGAGCTAGCAGCTAAAGAGAAAATTGCAGACTTGCGCAAGCAGCTTTTTGAAGCTCGTCGTATTGTGGAAAAAAGCAATGTACCTGGAATTCCAGAATCTTATCGAGAAGATATTCAACGCGCTTATGGGAAGATCCAAGAAGTTAGCACAAAACTAGAAGAAAAACCGCTCGATACAGTAGCTGTAAATGAGCTGCTTGAGCAAGCTGTTGAAGAAGTTCAGCTTTCCTTCCGCGAAACAGAAGAATTGATTTTTGAGGCAGCACTTGTAGAACGAATGATTCAGTATGGAAACCGCTACAGAAGCCGTCATCCAGAAGTTGCTGAAAGTTTACTACAAGCAGAACAGGCTTTTAGACAATACGACTATAAGAGAGCCTATGAAGAAGCGTCTTCAGCGCTTGAGAGCGTTGAACCAGGTTCTGTTTCATCCATTGAAAGTTCGTTAAAAGAAGACGAGTCGCTACGATAA
- a CDS encoding cysteine desulfurase family protein, producing the protein MIYADNSATTKPYNEVIDAYAKVAKDYFANPSSLHKLGGEAEKLLTHARSQIGDLLGVKAKEIVFTSGGTEGNNFALKGTAFTFGNRGNHIITTTVEHDSVHSSLQQLEDMGFNITYVPVDSEGRVSVNAILDAITPETILVSVMHVNNEVGTVQPVEEIGLALQKHPKILFHVDSVQGIGKVPINLKLGYIDLCTFSAHKFHGVKGAGILYIREGISLSPLLSGGAQEHGHRAGTENVGSIVAMAKALRMTFEHNQETLRKMSEEFRKVLSSYPDFMINTPKDGVAPHIMNVTIPGMKAEVVIHSLENENVYASTTSACSSKTAQPSKTLLAMGKSPEQASQAIRFSFSYCNNPGDGKKAAQALYKTISHLKKVVR; encoded by the coding sequence ATGATTTATGCAGACAATAGTGCAACAACAAAGCCTTATAACGAAGTTATTGACGCTTATGCAAAGGTTGCGAAAGACTATTTTGCAAATCCTTCTTCTCTTCATAAGCTAGGCGGAGAAGCTGAAAAATTATTAACACATGCAAGAAGCCAAATTGGTGATTTGTTAGGTGTAAAAGCGAAAGAAATTGTTTTTACTTCTGGAGGAACAGAAGGAAACAACTTTGCTTTAAAAGGAACCGCTTTTACTTTTGGAAATCGAGGTAATCATATTATTACAACGACTGTTGAGCATGATTCTGTTCATAGTTCACTGCAACAGTTGGAAGATATGGGATTTAACATAACCTATGTTCCTGTAGATAGTGAAGGAAGAGTGTCTGTTAACGCTATTTTAGATGCTATTACACCTGAAACAATCCTTGTATCTGTTATGCATGTTAATAACGAAGTTGGTACAGTGCAGCCTGTAGAAGAAATTGGTCTTGCTTTGCAAAAGCATCCTAAAATCCTTTTTCACGTTGATTCTGTTCAAGGGATAGGCAAAGTCCCTATCAATTTAAAATTAGGTTATATTGATCTTTGCACCTTTTCCGCTCATAAATTTCATGGTGTAAAGGGTGCAGGTATTTTATATATAAGAGAGGGTATCTCTCTTTCACCCCTTCTTTCAGGCGGTGCTCAAGAACACGGCCATCGAGCGGGAACTGAAAATGTAGGAAGCATTGTAGCTATGGCTAAAGCTTTGCGGATGACATTTGAACACAACCAAGAGACTTTACGAAAAATGAGTGAAGAGTTTAGAAAAGTACTTTCTTCTTATCCAGACTTTATGATTAATACGCCGAAAGATGGAGTTGCTCCGCATATTATGAATGTAACAATTCCAGGGATGAAAGCAGAAGTTGTCATTCATAGCTTAGAGAATGAAAATGTATATGCATCTACAACCTCTGCTTGTTCTTCTAAAACAGCCCAACCGAGCAAAACTCTTCTTGCGATGGGGAAATCACCTGAACAAGCTAGTCAGGCTATTCGCTTTAGTTTTTCTTATTGTAATAATCCGGGAGATGGCAAAAAAGCAGCACAAGCGTTATATAAAACCATTTCACATTTAAAAAAGGTAGTGAGGTAA
- a CDS encoding NAD kinase, producing the protein MTAHRNNIYLFYKKNEKILANLSSLHELAEQNGFNIVSTMKEANIIAALGGDGTFLQAVRKSGFRDDCLYAGVTLDEQPSFYCDFNIDEKEKMVEAMTNADIEVRRFPIIEVKVDQNPPFYCLNECTIRSSVIKTLTADVYINDLHFETFRGDGIVIATPTGSTAYNKSINGAVVDPLMDCMQISEIASLNNNTYRTLGSSFILSEQNSLTLRLGSYQNLNPIVGVDNEALNIQQLEKIEVKLHHQKIKTVKLKDNSFWRRVQRTFL; encoded by the coding sequence ATGACAGCACATCGTAATAATATCTATTTATTCTACAAAAAAAATGAAAAGATCCTTGCAAACCTAAGCAGCTTACACGAGCTAGCCGAACAAAATGGATTTAATATTGTCAGCACGATGAAAGAGGCAAACATCATTGCAGCCCTTGGAGGAGACGGAACATTCCTACAAGCTGTCCGTAAATCAGGGTTCAGAGATGACTGTTTATATGCTGGTGTAACGCTTGATGAACAGCCTAGCTTTTACTGTGACTTCAACATCGATGAAAAAGAAAAAATGGTTGAAGCTATGACAAATGCTGACATCGAAGTACGCCGCTTTCCTATTATAGAAGTAAAGGTGGATCAGAATCCCCCTTTTTATTGCTTAAATGAATGTACAATTCGTTCGTCTGTAATTAAGACTTTAACAGCGGATGTATATATTAATGACCTACATTTTGAAACGTTCCGAGGAGATGGCATTGTTATTGCAACGCCAACTGGAAGTACAGCATACAACAAATCAATCAATGGTGCTGTTGTAGATCCATTAATGGACTGCATGCAAATTAGTGAAATTGCTTCTCTTAATAATAATACGTACAGAACGCTTGGCTCTTCTTTTATTTTAAGTGAGCAAAACTCTCTTACATTAAGACTTGGAAGCTATCAAAACTTAAATCCAATTGTAGGCGTTGATAATGAAGCATTGAATATTCAACAGCTTGAAAAAATCGAAGTAAAACTTCACCATCAAAAAATTAAAACTGTAAAATTAAAAGATAATTCGTTCTGGCGCCGTGTACAGCGCACATTTTTATAA
- the thiI gene encoding tRNA uracil 4-sulfurtransferase ThiI, translating into MKYDHILIRYGEISTKGQNRKKFVSRLRKNIKSVLYDVPGIEIVHTRDRMYIQLHDADEKIIIERLRKVFGIQSFSLAQKVENDIEKIKEAALEALKEYDKEGVTFKVSSRRSFKDFPYDTNGLNQTIGAHLLRNTKKLTVDVRNPDVNVKVEVRNEATYIMSGDYEGLGGLPVGTSGKAALMLSGGLDSPVAGYLTMKRGVEIEAVHFFSPPFTSERAKEKVVDLTKELTKYGGSIKLHIVPFTEIQQLVHKQVPENYTMTSTRRMMLKIADKIREQNGGLAIVTGESLGQVASQTLDSMVAINDVTSIPVLRPLIATDKTEIISVSKKINTYDISIRPYEDCCTIFTPVAPKTRPKLEKVQRYEEFVDFDELIEKAVNETETILIQPNDSSNSIEESLF; encoded by the coding sequence ATGAAATATGATCATATTTTAATTCGATATGGAGAAATTTCAACAAAAGGTCAAAACCGTAAAAAGTTTGTAAGCCGATTACGCAAAAATATTAAGAGTGTTCTTTATGATGTTCCCGGAATAGAAATTGTTCACACTCGAGATCGCATGTACATTCAACTTCATGATGCAGATGAGAAAATAATCATTGAACGTTTACGAAAAGTTTTCGGGATTCAAAGCTTTAGCTTAGCTCAAAAAGTAGAGAATGATATAGAGAAAATTAAAGAAGCTGCTCTTGAGGCATTGAAAGAATATGATAAAGAGGGTGTGACATTTAAAGTCTCTTCACGCCGTTCTTTCAAAGATTTTCCATATGATACAAATGGATTAAATCAAACAATTGGTGCTCATTTGCTTCGCAATACAAAAAAACTAACCGTTGATGTTCGTAACCCAGATGTAAATGTAAAAGTTGAAGTGCGTAATGAAGCAACGTATATTATGAGTGGGGATTACGAAGGACTTGGTGGCCTTCCTGTTGGTACGAGCGGAAAAGCTGCTTTAATGCTTTCAGGCGGACTTGATAGCCCTGTTGCTGGTTATTTAACAATGAAGCGCGGCGTTGAAATTGAAGCTGTCCACTTTTTCAGTCCTCCTTTTACAAGTGAACGTGCAAAGGAAAAAGTAGTAGATTTAACAAAAGAGTTAACAAAATACGGAGGAAGCATTAAGCTTCATATTGTTCCGTTCACAGAGATTCAGCAGCTTGTTCATAAGCAGGTTCCAGAAAACTATACAATGACATCAACACGTCGTATGATGTTAAAAATTGCGGATAAAATTAGAGAACAAAACGGTGGTCTAGCTATTGTAACAGGGGAAAGTCTTGGACAAGTAGCAAGCCAAACGCTTGATAGCATGGTTGCGATTAATGATGTTACATCAATACCTGTTTTACGTCCACTTATTGCTACAGACAAAACTGAAATCATCTCAGTATCTAAAAAGATCAATACGTACGATATTTCGATTCGTCCTTATGAGGATTGCTGTACAATCTTTACACCAGTCGCGCCTAAAACTCGTCCAAAGCTTGAGAAGGTGCAGCGCTATGAAGAGTTCGTAGATTTTGATGAACTAATTGAAAAAGCTGTGAATGAAACAGAGACCATTCTTATTCAGCCAAATGACAGTTCTAACAGCATTGAAGAATCATTATTTTAG
- a CDS encoding DUF2953 domain-containing protein, translated as MNVVFIILLVLIAFFILVWFTNITIEIHLRHQHKDDFYQIKCKALFGLIRYTYEIPEATLNEDDGETKLKIKQTESINNNKKGEKQESISVENVTDAFHRVQEIIQDIVSFHEIVRRFLRKVHVRNLEWETEIGVKDAAITGVLSGACWGIKGSIVGLLVEYMNVYPEPKLAVTPIFNKPASYTSFQCMVSFQNGHAILTGIAMLTHRRSIIRKKEKIKNDHKEVSS; from the coding sequence GTGAATGTTGTATTCATTATACTCCTTGTTCTTATCGCATTTTTTATTTTAGTTTGGTTTACTAACATAACAATAGAGATTCATCTTCGCCATCAGCATAAAGATGACTTTTATCAGATAAAATGCAAAGCACTCTTCGGGCTTATTCGCTATACATATGAAATTCCTGAAGCCACATTAAATGAAGATGATGGTGAAACTAAGCTTAAAATCAAGCAAACAGAATCTATTAACAATAATAAAAAAGGGGAGAAACAAGAAAGTATTTCGGTCGAAAATGTCACTGACGCATTTCATCGAGTACAAGAGATCATTCAAGATATTGTTTCTTTTCATGAAATTGTTCGAAGGTTTTTGAGAAAGGTGCACGTTCGTAATCTTGAGTGGGAAACAGAAATCGGTGTGAAAGATGCAGCAATAACGGGTGTTCTAAGTGGAGCATGCTGGGGAATTAAGGGAAGCATTGTGGGTCTACTTGTGGAATATATGAATGTTTATCCTGAACCAAAACTAGCTGTTACACCCATATTTAATAAGCCAGCTTCATATACGTCCTTCCAATGTATGGTTTCATTCCAAAACGGTCATGCTATATTAACGGGAATAGCTATGCTTACACATCGACGTAGCATAATACGTAAAAAAGAAAAAATTAAAAACGATCACAAGGAGGTTTCCTCATGA
- the ytfJ gene encoding GerW family sporulation protein gives MSEHPIEGLMSTAMENLKEMIDVNTIVGDPVETPDGSVILTVSKVGFGFAAGGSDFSTDGGKREGGSQSAHTPSKKERSPFGGGSGGGVSITPIAFLIVNSSGVKMLHLDESTHLYERLLETAPQAVEKIQGLFKKKEDGKKNGSSSDSHAKGIDPEA, from the coding sequence ATGAGTGAACACCCTATTGAAGGCTTAATGTCCACAGCAATGGAAAACTTAAAAGAAATGATTGATGTGAATACAATTGTAGGAGATCCTGTTGAAACACCTGACGGAAGCGTAATTTTAACCGTATCTAAAGTCGGTTTTGGTTTTGCGGCAGGAGGAAGTGACTTTTCTACAGATGGAGGAAAGAGAGAAGGAGGCAGCCAGTCAGCTCATACTCCGTCTAAAAAAGAGCGAAGTCCTTTTGGAGGAGGAAGCGGTGGGGGAGTATCCATTACCCCAATTGCTTTTCTGATTGTCAATTCCTCAGGAGTGAAAATGCTGCATCTTGATGAAAGTACGCATCTTTATGAGCGATTGTTAGAAACTGCACCACAAGCAGTAGAAAAAATCCAAGGGCTCTTTAAAAAGAAGGAAGATGGAAAGAAAAATGGCTCTTCTTCTGACAGCCATGCAAAAGGAATTGATCCTGAAGCATAA
- a CDS encoding amidohydrolase produces the protein MGKLWCNGIIYTMKNQGETVEAVFTENGIIKAVGKKEKLRQEYKHAIEEVINLQGSVMYPGFVDSHMHLIGHGERLMRLDLSKAKSKEEMLHLLERKAEELEEGEWLIGEGWNENEWDNKSIPTAEELNNVSKGHPLIARRICHHASLANSYSLKLASINKHTPNPPGGVIVKNSRKEPTGMLLDRAQDLVTAYMPPVSKAYVQKALQMGIEDCLKVGLTGGHTEDLNYYTGFKETYEAFLYATEQSRYKFRLNLLVHHEVVGDMIQYMAKNKKHSSFVELDAMKIFSDGSLGSRSALLSVPYKDDPSTNGVAIHTREELQGLVKAARSHGMNVAVHAIGDLAYEYVLESLEAYPPKKGQRDRIIHAQILRDDLIQRTKEIPVVLDVQPRFVASDFPWILDKIGENTFSYLYPWKTLLQEGIMCAGGSDAPIEPVNPLLGIHAAVTTKRGPSSNIEYIPSEKLSVYEAIKLFTEGSAQAVCRERDRGKIAEGYLADFTVLEQDLFKVEEDAIPNVGVSMTVVDETIMFEKNKESSEF, from the coding sequence ATGGGAAAGCTTTGGTGTAACGGCATAATTTATACGATGAAAAATCAAGGAGAGACAGTTGAAGCAGTTTTTACTGAAAACGGAATTATAAAAGCTGTTGGAAAAAAAGAAAAGCTTCGCCAAGAATACAAACATGCTATTGAAGAAGTCATAAATTTACAAGGGTCTGTCATGTATCCAGGATTTGTTGATAGTCATATGCACCTTATAGGACACGGAGAACGGTTAATGCGTCTGGACTTATCAAAAGCGAAATCAAAGGAAGAAATGCTTCACCTCTTAGAAAGAAAAGCAGAAGAACTTGAAGAAGGGGAATGGCTTATTGGAGAAGGATGGAATGAAAATGAATGGGATAATAAAAGCATTCCAACAGCAGAGGAACTTAATAATGTAAGCAAGGGACATCCGCTCATTGCAAGAAGAATTTGTCATCATGCGAGTCTCGCGAATAGTTATTCACTAAAGCTAGCAAGTATTAATAAACATACTCCAAATCCTCCTGGTGGAGTTATTGTAAAAAATAGTAGAAAAGAGCCAACAGGAATGCTTCTTGATAGAGCTCAAGATTTGGTTACAGCATATATGCCTCCAGTTTCTAAAGCATATGTGCAAAAGGCCTTGCAGATGGGGATTGAAGATTGCTTAAAGGTTGGTCTAACTGGAGGGCATACAGAGGATTTAAACTATTACACAGGTTTTAAAGAAACGTATGAGGCATTTCTCTATGCAACAGAACAAAGCAGATACAAATTTCGTTTAAACTTGCTTGTTCATCATGAAGTTGTAGGAGATATGATTCAATATATGGCAAAGAATAAGAAACACTCTTCTTTTGTTGAACTTGATGCTATGAAGATTTTCTCTGATGGATCACTTGGCAGCAGATCTGCTCTTTTAAGCGTTCCATATAAGGATGATCCGTCAACAAACGGTGTTGCCATTCATACAAGGGAAGAGCTACAAGGGCTTGTAAAAGCAGCAAGAAGTCATGGGATGAATGTAGCAGTTCATGCCATTGGAGATCTTGCTTATGAATATGTTCTAGAAAGTTTAGAAGCTTATCCACCAAAAAAGGGACAGCGAGATCGTATTATTCATGCTCAAATTTTAAGAGATGATTTGATTCAACGAACGAAAGAAATTCCCGTTGTACTCGATGTTCAACCTCGTTTTGTTGCAAGCGATTTCCCTTGGATTCTTGATAAAATTGGGGAAAATACATTTTCATATCTTTATCCTTGGAAAACATTATTACAAGAAGGAATTATGTGTGCAGGAGGCTCAGATGCACCAATCGAGCCCGTAAATCCGCTTTTAGGGATTCACGCTGCTGTTACTACCAAAAGAGGACCATCTTCAAATATAGAGTATATTCCTTCTGAAAAGCTTTCCGTATATGAAGCAATAAAGCTTTTCACCGAAGGAAGTGCTCAAGCTGTTTGTCGAGAGAGAGATAGAGGGAAGATTGCGGAAGGGTATTTAGCAGATTTTACGGTGTTAGAACAAGATTTATTTAAGGTTGAAGAAGACGCTATTCCAAACGTTGGAGTAAGTATGACAGTCGTTGATGAAACAATTATGTTTGAGAAAAATAAAGAGAGCAGTGAATTTTAA
- the tpx gene encoding thiol peroxidase, whose amino-acid sequence MIMTTFKGNEVTLLGKKVEVGQKAPNFTVLANDLSEVTLDDSKGSVRIISVVPSIDTGVCDAQTRRFNEEAASLENVKVLTVSVDLPFAQARWCGANGIENVQTLSDHRDLSFGEAFGVTIKELRLLSRSVFVVDSEDNVTYAEYLGEVTEHPNYEAAIEAAKAAK is encoded by the coding sequence ATTATCATGACAACATTTAAAGGAAATGAAGTAACGCTTCTAGGGAAAAAAGTAGAAGTAGGACAAAAAGCTCCAAACTTTACTGTATTAGCAAACGACTTATCAGAAGTTACTTTAGATGATTCAAAAGGTTCTGTTCGTATCATTAGCGTTGTGCCTTCAATTGACACAGGCGTTTGTGATGCACAAACACGTCGTTTTAATGAAGAAGCAGCTTCACTTGAAAATGTGAAAGTGCTAACGGTTAGCGTTGACCTTCCATTTGCTCAAGCTCGCTGGTGCGGTGCAAATGGTATTGAAAACGTTCAAACTTTATCAGATCATCGTGATCTTTCCTTCGGCGAAGCATTTGGCGTTACGATTAAAGAACTTCGTCTTTTATCGCGTTCTGTATTCGTAGTTGATTCAGAGGACAATGTAACATATGCAGAATACCTTGGAGAGGTAACAGAACATCCAAACTATGAAGCAGCTATCGAAGCGGCAAAAGCAGCAAAGTAA